A genome region from Dickeya dadantii NCPPB 898 includes the following:
- the mltD gene encoding murein transglycosylase D, whose product MKTKAIFIASVVLTGCQVPPNDTSQPRQHAQSLSSAGQSEAGKYTDSRETGTRWLDDESIAQRDLWNFIGDELKMEVPENIRIREQKQRYLKNKSYLHDVTLRAEPYMYWIVGQIKERKMPMELVLLPIVESAFDPNARSSSNAVGLWQIVPGTGRNYGLKHTQWYDGRRDVVASTTAALDMMQRLNRMFDGDWLLTVAAYNAGEGRIMQAVKANKAKGRPTNYWALALPYETSTYVPKMLALSDILKHSKKYGVELPKPNENRALARVDLGQQMELTQAAELAGLSVTKLKSYNTGYTRDVTAPNGPHYIMVPKSHVGQLKDSLADGDIAAIQPAKAVQPVVSTRSVGYKVRSGDTLSSIAKRMNVRTQDLQSWNRLKGSALKVGQTLQVAKATVPVTAGIAANSNKSNSIVYQVRKGDSLASIAKRHGVNIADVMRWNTVIKDANLQPGDRLTLYVTNRQSPDS is encoded by the coding sequence ATGAAGACTAAAGCGATATTTATCGCCTCAGTCGTGCTGACAGGGTGCCAGGTGCCGCCTAACGACACCTCCCAACCCAGACAGCATGCACAGAGTCTGTCTTCGGCTGGTCAAAGTGAAGCAGGAAAGTACACAGATAGTCGAGAGACCGGGACGCGGTGGCTGGATGATGAAAGCATCGCGCAACGAGATCTGTGGAACTTCATTGGCGACGAGCTGAAGATGGAGGTTCCGGAAAATATCCGGATCCGCGAGCAAAAACAGCGTTACTTAAAAAATAAGAGCTATCTCCACGATGTAACATTACGGGCAGAGCCGTACATGTACTGGATAGTCGGGCAGATTAAAGAACGTAAGATGCCGATGGAACTGGTACTGCTACCCATAGTGGAGAGCGCTTTTGACCCAAACGCCAGGTCATCATCCAACGCCGTAGGGCTTTGGCAGATTGTTCCTGGCACCGGGCGCAATTATGGGTTGAAACACACCCAATGGTATGACGGGCGTCGTGATGTTGTTGCATCCACGACCGCTGCATTGGATATGATGCAGCGCCTGAACCGCATGTTTGACGGCGACTGGTTACTGACCGTGGCTGCCTACAACGCGGGTGAAGGGCGAATCATGCAAGCGGTGAAAGCGAATAAAGCGAAAGGCCGTCCAACTAATTATTGGGCGCTGGCGTTGCCGTATGAAACGTCAACCTATGTGCCCAAAATGTTGGCGCTGAGCGATATTCTCAAACACAGCAAAAAATACGGAGTTGAACTGCCGAAACCCAATGAGAATCGTGCTCTGGCGCGAGTAGATCTGGGTCAGCAGATGGAGTTGACGCAAGCAGCTGAACTGGCGGGGTTATCTGTTACCAAGCTGAAGAGCTACAACACGGGTTACACACGTGATGTCACTGCGCCGAACGGGCCGCATTACATTATGGTACCCAAGTCTCATGTGGGACAGTTGAAAGACTCGCTGGCAGACGGTGACATTGCCGCCATCCAACCGGCTAAAGCCGTACAGCCGGTAGTGTCGACTCGCTCTGTTGGATACAAAGTTCGCTCTGGTGATACGTTATCGAGCATCGCCAAGCGAATGAATGTCCGTACGCAGGATCTGCAAAGCTGGAATCGCCTCAAGGGCAGCGCTCTGAAGGTGGGTCAAACATTGCAGGTTGCCAAAGCAACGGTACCCGTGACGGCAGGTATCGCAGCAAACAGCAACAAGTCGAACTCGATTGTTTATCAGGTTCGCAAGGGTGATTCGCTGGCAAGCATTGCCAAACGCCATGGCGTTAACATTGCTGATGTCATGCGCTGGAATACGGTCATCAAAGATGCCAACCTCCAGCCGGGCGATAGGCTGACACTTTATGTCACCAACAGACAATCACCAGACTCCTGA
- the nrdE gene encoding class 1b ribonucleoside-diphosphate reductase subunit alpha — protein sequence MATAEFLTDAPSSQLDYHALNAMLNIYDADGRIQFEQDRQAIQVYFRDHVLPRTRHFPSLEEKLRWLQQEGYYEPQVLARYQLDFIVELFQRAAEHRYQFQSFLGAFKFYTSYALKTFDGSQYLESYDDRACMVALTLAQGDTKLARQLVDEMMSGRFQPATPTFLNCGKQQRGELVSCFLLRIEDNMESIGRAVNSALQLSKRGGGVAFMLTNIRETGAPIKRIENQSSGVIPIMKMLEDAFSYANQLGARQGAGAVYLHAHHPDILRFLDTRRENADEKIRIKTLSLGVVIPDITLRLARANQDMHLFSPYDVERVYGMPLSEISVSEKYDELVSHPGIRKWTLNARQFFQTLAEIQFESGYPYLMFEDTVNRHNPVAGRITMSNLCSEILQVSRASEYQEDLNYRQVGKDISCNLGSLNIARVMDGGNLARSVEIAVRALTAVSDMSHIGAVPSIANGNTESHAIGLGQMNLHGYLAREGLFYGSEEALDFTNLYFYAVTYHALRTSSLLAQERNQTFAGFADSQYASGAFFDRYLSQEWQPVTERVRELFACAGITLPLPEDWLALKAQVMRHGLYNQNLQAVPPTGSISYINHATASIHPIVSRIEIRKEGKLGRVYYPAPYMTNDNQRFYQDAYEIGPEKIIDTYAVATRHVDQGLSLTLFFPDTATTRDINKAQIYAWKKGIKTLYYIRVRQKALEGTEIQGCVSCSL from the coding sequence TTGGCTACAGCAGAATTCCTGACCGACGCGCCTTCCAGCCAGCTGGATTACCATGCGCTCAACGCCATGCTGAACATCTACGACGCCGACGGCCGTATTCAGTTTGAGCAGGATCGGCAGGCCATTCAGGTCTATTTCCGCGACCATGTGCTGCCGCGCACCCGCCATTTCCCGTCTCTGGAAGAGAAATTACGCTGGCTGCAACAGGAAGGGTATTACGAGCCCCAGGTACTGGCACGCTACCAGTTGGACTTCATCGTCGAACTGTTCCAGCGCGCGGCCGAACATCGCTACCAGTTCCAAAGCTTTCTGGGTGCCTTCAAGTTTTACACCAGCTATGCGCTGAAAACCTTCGACGGCAGCCAGTATCTGGAAAGCTATGACGACCGGGCCTGCATGGTGGCGCTGACGCTGGCGCAAGGCGACACGAAACTGGCCCGTCAACTGGTGGATGAAATGATGAGCGGCCGCTTCCAGCCTGCCACGCCGACTTTCCTCAATTGCGGCAAACAGCAGCGCGGCGAGCTGGTGTCCTGCTTTCTGCTACGTATCGAGGACAACATGGAGTCCATCGGCCGGGCGGTCAATTCGGCGCTGCAACTCTCCAAACGCGGCGGCGGCGTAGCCTTTATGCTGACCAATATCCGTGAAACCGGCGCGCCGATAAAACGCATCGAAAACCAGTCATCCGGCGTCATTCCGATCATGAAAATGCTGGAGGACGCATTTTCCTACGCCAATCAGCTCGGTGCCCGCCAGGGAGCCGGAGCGGTTTACCTGCACGCCCATCACCCGGATATCCTGCGTTTTCTTGATACCCGCCGGGAAAACGCCGACGAGAAAATCCGCATCAAAACCCTGTCGCTGGGAGTGGTCATTCCGGACATTACGCTGCGGCTGGCCCGCGCCAATCAGGATATGCACCTGTTTTCACCCTATGACGTTGAGCGGGTGTATGGCATGCCGCTGTCGGAAATCAGCGTCAGCGAAAAATACGATGAACTGGTCAGCCATCCCGGTATTCGCAAATGGACCCTCAACGCCCGCCAGTTTTTCCAGACGCTGGCCGAGATCCAGTTTGAATCCGGTTACCCCTACCTGATGTTCGAAGATACCGTGAACCGCCACAACCCGGTGGCCGGCCGCATCACCATGAGCAACCTGTGCTCGGAAATTTTGCAGGTCAGCCGCGCCAGCGAGTATCAGGAGGATTTGAATTATCGTCAGGTCGGGAAGGACATTTCCTGTAACCTCGGGTCGCTCAATATCGCCCGTGTGATGGATGGCGGCAACCTGGCCCGATCAGTGGAAATCGCCGTGCGGGCGCTGACAGCGGTGTCCGACATGAGCCATATCGGCGCGGTGCCGTCTATCGCCAACGGCAATACTGAGTCTCACGCCATCGGGCTGGGGCAGATGAACCTGCACGGCTATCTGGCGCGCGAAGGGTTGTTTTACGGTTCAGAAGAAGCGCTGGATTTTACCAACCTTTATTTTTACGCCGTGACGTATCACGCCTTGCGCACCTCCAGCCTGCTGGCACAAGAGCGTAACCAAACCTTCGCCGGGTTCGCCGATTCGCAGTACGCCAGCGGCGCGTTTTTTGATCGTTATCTGTCGCAAGAGTGGCAGCCGGTCACGGAGCGTGTGCGCGAACTATTCGCTTGCGCCGGCATTACGCTGCCTTTACCAGAAGACTGGCTGGCGCTAAAAGCGCAGGTGATGCGCCACGGACTCTACAATCAGAACCTACAGGCGGTGCCGCCCACCGGTTCGATTTCCTATATCAATCATGCCACGGCGAGCATCCACCCGATTGTTTCGCGCATCGAGATCCGCAAGGAAGGCAAGCTGGGACGGGTTTACTACCCTGCCCCGTACATGACTAACGACAACCAACGCTTTTATCAGGACGCCTATGAGATCGGTCCGGAGAAAATCATCGACACCTACGCCGTGGCGACCCGCCATGTCGATCAAGGGCTGTCGCTGACGTTATTTTTCCCCGATACCGCCACCACCCGCGATATCAACAAAGCGCAGATCTATGCCTGGAAAAAAGGCATCAAGACCCTGTACTACATTCGCGTACGCCAAAAAGCGCTGGAAGGCACCGAGATCCAGGGCTGTGTGTCCTGCTCGCTGTAA
- the dnaQ gene encoding DNA polymerase III subunit epsilon: MSTAITRQIVLDTETTGMNKLGVHYEGHKIIEIGAVEVINRRLTGRHFHVYLKPDRLVDPEAYNVHGISDEFLADKPTYGDVVDDFLDFIRGAELVIHNATFDIGFMDYEFRLLKRDIPKTETFCTITDSLQMARRLFPGKRNNLDALCDRYQIDNSKRTLHGALLDAEILAEVYLAMTGGQTSLAFSMEGDTQQQTAQTETIQRIARPASALAVLYASDEELAAHEQRLDLIMKKGGSCLWRN, from the coding sequence ATGAGCACTGCAATTACACGACAAATCGTTCTTGATACGGAAACCACCGGTATGAACAAACTGGGGGTTCACTATGAAGGGCACAAGATTATTGAGATCGGTGCGGTCGAGGTGATAAACCGTCGTCTGACCGGGCGTCACTTCCATGTCTACCTCAAACCGGACCGGCTGGTGGACCCGGAAGCCTATAACGTTCACGGCATCAGTGATGAATTTCTGGCGGATAAGCCGACTTACGGCGATGTCGTCGATGATTTTCTCGATTTCATTCGCGGTGCCGAGCTGGTGATCCATAACGCGACGTTTGATATCGGCTTTATGGACTATGAGTTTCGGTTGCTGAAGCGCGATATCCCGAAAACCGAGACGTTTTGCACCATCACCGATAGCCTGCAGATGGCGCGCCGGTTATTCCCCGGCAAGCGTAATAACCTGGATGCGTTGTGCGATCGTTACCAGATAGATAACAGCAAGCGTACGCTGCACGGCGCGTTACTCGATGCCGAAATTCTGGCCGAAGTTTATCTGGCGATGACCGGTGGTCAAACGTCGCTGGCCTTCTCGATGGAGGGAGATACCCAGCAGCAGACGGCGCAAACGGAAACCATACAGCGTATTGCACGCCCGGCGTCGGCTTTGGCGGTATTGTATGCCAGTGACGAAGAATTGGCGGCGCATGAACAACGTCTGGATCTGATTATGAAAAAAGGCGGCAGTTGCCTGTGGCGTAACTGA
- the rnhA gene encoding ribonuclease HI → MVSVSRTICRVIAVLIGFVYVRLVLLTMNKSLPEMLKQVEIFTDGSCLGNPGPGGYGALLRYKQHEKTLSAGYRLTTNNRMELMAAIVALETLTTPCDVTISTDSQYVRQGITSWIHNWKKRGWKTAEKKPVKNVDLWQRLDQAIQRHTLHWQWVKGHAGHPENERCDELARQAASAPTLDDTGYQPE, encoded by the coding sequence GTGGTTTCCGTATCAAGAACGATTTGTCGTGTAATTGCAGTGCTCATCGGTTTCGTTTATGTCAGACTTGTACTTTTGACCATGAATAAGAGTCTACCAGAGATGCTAAAACAGGTAGAGATTTTCACCGACGGATCCTGCCTCGGCAATCCCGGCCCGGGTGGATATGGGGCGCTGCTGCGTTACAAGCAGCACGAAAAAACCCTCAGCGCAGGTTACCGGCTCACCACCAATAACCGGATGGAATTGATGGCGGCGATCGTCGCGCTGGAAACCCTGACCACACCTTGCGACGTGACCATCAGCACCGACAGCCAATACGTCCGTCAGGGCATAACCAGTTGGATCCACAACTGGAAAAAGCGCGGCTGGAAAACCGCGGAGAAAAAACCGGTGAAAAACGTCGACCTGTGGCAACGGCTGGATCAAGCTATTCAGCGTCATACCTTGCACTGGCAATGGGTGAAAGGCCATGCCGGCCATCCGGAGAACGAACGCTGCGATGAACTGGCTCGCCAGGCTGCCAGCGCACCCACCCTTGATGACACCGGTTATCAACCGGAGTAG
- a CDS encoding class I SAM-dependent methyltransferase yields MKPAQTSQKIVAPDSWEAIPWGEHYLHTLNTALAPWWSRIFGFHLLKIGRLSTAIDSQICTIPHQVNVSREPQAAHVMADPYQLPFVEKSVDACLLAHVLAYSADPHRIVREVDRILINDGWVIISGFNPVSLVGLGRLVPGMRRRQPYCSRMFSQMRVMDWLSLLNYEIVHHNSLQVLPWRQPGQGKWNNTLPLLGCLNLIVARKRTIPLTMTPTKSRLRKSPLNRPVGATKSYRYRHD; encoded by the coding sequence ATGAAGCCAGCACAAACATCCCAGAAGATCGTAGCGCCTGATAGTTGGGAAGCGATTCCCTGGGGAGAGCACTATCTTCATACGCTGAATACGGCGCTGGCCCCCTGGTGGAGTCGGATTTTTGGCTTTCATCTGCTGAAAATCGGTCGGTTGAGCACGGCGATTGACAGCCAGATATGTACGATTCCGCATCAGGTCAACGTCAGTCGTGAGCCGCAGGCGGCGCATGTCATGGCTGACCCCTACCAACTGCCGTTTGTCGAGAAATCGGTGGATGCCTGTCTGCTGGCCCATGTACTGGCTTATTCCGCCGATCCTCACCGGATTGTGCGCGAAGTGGACCGAATCTTGATTAACGATGGCTGGGTCATCATCAGCGGGTTCAATCCGGTCAGTTTGGTTGGGCTGGGGCGTTTGGTGCCCGGTATGCGCCGGCGCCAGCCGTATTGCAGCCGGATGTTCAGCCAGATGCGGGTGATGGACTGGCTGAGCCTGTTGAATTACGAGATTGTACATCATAACAGTTTGCAGGTGCTGCCCTGGCGTCAACCCGGGCAAGGCAAGTGGAACAATACGCTGCCACTGCTGGGCTGTCTGAATCTGATTGTTGCGCGCAAACGCACGATTCCGCTGACGATGACGCCGACCAAATCCCGACTGAGGAAATCGCCGTTAAATCGCCCGGTGGGGGCGACGAAAAGCTATCGTTATCGGCATGACTGA
- the gloB gene encoding hydroxyacylglutathione hydrolase encodes MNLISVPAFKDNYIWLLANDEKQCVIVDPGEAAPVLQALEYHRLFPAAILLTHHHNDHTGGVRQLAEHYPGIQIYGPQETKPCGVTHTVQEGDIIAAAGSEFSIFFVPGHTAGHIAYHSHPYLFCGDTLFSAGCGRIFEGTAQQMFESLIKLADLPDETQVCCAHEYTLSNLEFAHHVWPEDADIHDYLLKIRQLHEKGESSLPSTLGQERRINIFLRYHDIDLQRKLSINTDHKGGWHIFAHLRAMKDRF; translated from the coding sequence ATGAATCTTATCAGTGTACCGGCCTTCAAAGACAACTACATCTGGCTGCTGGCCAACGATGAAAAGCAATGCGTGATTGTGGATCCAGGCGAAGCCGCCCCCGTGCTACAGGCGTTGGAATATCACAGATTGTTCCCTGCAGCCATCCTGTTGACCCATCACCATAACGATCACACAGGCGGCGTCCGCCAACTGGCGGAACACTACCCCGGCATACAAATTTACGGTCCACAGGAAACCAAACCGTGTGGCGTGACACATACAGTACAGGAAGGTGACATCATTGCTGCGGCCGGCTCGGAATTTTCTATTTTTTTCGTGCCCGGGCACACCGCAGGACATATCGCGTATCATAGCCATCCATATTTGTTCTGCGGCGATACGTTATTTTCTGCTGGGTGCGGTCGCATTTTTGAAGGTACAGCACAACAAATGTTCGAATCATTGATCAAGTTGGCTGATTTACCCGATGAAACCCAAGTATGTTGTGCGCATGAGTACACATTATCCAATCTGGAGTTCGCGCACCACGTTTGGCCAGAAGATGCGGATATTCATGATTACCTACTTAAAATCAGGCAATTACATGAAAAAGGAGAATCATCTCTCCCTTCCACACTGGGGCAGGAACGAAGAATAAATATTTTTTTACGTTACCATGACATTGATTTGCAAAGAAAATTGTCCATTAACACGGACCACAAGGGTGGTTGGCATATTTTTGCGCACTTACGCGCCATGAAAGACCGATTCTGA
- the nrdF gene encoding class 1b ribonucleoside-diphosphate reductase subunit beta, giving the protein MSPLLPLKAINWNRPQDDKDLEVWNRLTTNFWLPEKIALSNDMPSWAQLSDIERQLTLRVFTGLTLLDTLQNTQGAPALMADVLTPHEEAVLSNIGFMEAVHARSYSAIFSTLCLTSEVDDAYSWSERNQPLQNKAALILSHYQHDDPLKKKIASVFLESFLFYSGFYLPMYWASRGQLTNTADLIRLIIRDEAVHGYYIGYKYQQGLKRVGTQQQRDLQAFAYDLLQTLYDNEVDYTHELYDDVGWSDDVVKFLHYNANKALMNLGYEALFPASMTDVNPAILAALSPGAEENHDFFSGAGSSYVIGKAVETEDEDWDF; this is encoded by the coding sequence ATGAGTCCGCTTTTGCCCCTGAAGGCCATCAACTGGAATCGCCCGCAGGATGACAAGGATCTGGAGGTATGGAATCGGCTGACCACCAATTTCTGGCTACCGGAAAAAATCGCGCTGTCCAACGATATGCCGTCCTGGGCGCAATTGAGTGATATCGAACGTCAACTCACGCTGCGGGTGTTTACCGGCCTGACCCTGCTGGATACGCTGCAGAATACTCAGGGCGCCCCTGCGCTGATGGCCGATGTGCTGACGCCGCATGAAGAAGCGGTGCTCTCCAACATCGGTTTTATGGAAGCGGTCCATGCTCGCTCTTACAGCGCCATCTTTTCCACCCTGTGCCTGACCAGCGAAGTGGACGACGCTTATAGCTGGAGCGAACGTAACCAGCCGTTGCAAAACAAGGCGGCTCTGATTCTCTCGCATTACCAGCATGACGATCCGCTGAAAAAGAAAATCGCCAGCGTCTTTCTGGAATCCTTCCTGTTTTACTCCGGTTTTTACCTGCCGATGTACTGGGCCAGCCGCGGCCAGTTGACCAATACCGCCGACCTGATTCGCCTTATCATCCGCGACGAAGCGGTGCACGGGTATTACATCGGCTATAAATACCAGCAAGGGTTAAAACGCGTGGGTACGCAACAACAACGGGATTTGCAGGCCTTCGCCTACGATTTGCTGCAAACCCTGTACGACAATGAGGTGGATTACACCCATGAGCTGTATGACGACGTCGGCTGGAGCGATGATGTAGTGAAATTCCTGCACTATAACGCCAATAAAGCGCTGATGAATCTGGGCTATGAAGCGCTATTTCCCGCCAGCATGACCGACGTCAATCCGGCCATTCTGGCTGCCCTATCGCCGGGCGCGGAGGAAAACCATGATTTCTTCTCCGGGGCCGGTTCATCCTATGTGATCGGCAAAGCTGTGGAAACCGAAGACGAAGACTGGGATTTCTAA